The Desulforegulaceae bacterium genome includes a window with the following:
- a CDS encoding ABC transporter ATP-binding protein, with the protein MVNKEGCIVLENISKSYKTGETVLEILKNVDFTVNKGEKIAVTGSSGIGKSTLLHVLGGLDHPDEGKIFIEGEDLYSLGDERVAGIRNKKIGFMFQFHHLLPEFNAVENVMMPSLIGGNDRKSSLKKAKELLKKVGLLSRINHKVTELSGGEQQRVAIARALVMDPVVLLADEPTGNLDNKNSEDVHLLLEELNTELGMTLIVVTHNMELASFMGKQVTLKEGSLVSV; encoded by the coding sequence ATGGTGAATAAGGAAGGCTGTATAGTTCTTGAAAATATTTCCAAAAGCTACAAAACTGGGGAAACTGTTTTGGAAATTTTAAAAAACGTTGATTTCACAGTTAATAAAGGTGAAAAAATAGCAGTAACTGGATCTTCTGGAATAGGAAAATCAACTCTTCTCCATGTTTTAGGAGGGCTTGATCATCCTGATGAAGGCAAAATTTTTATTGAGGGCGAAGATCTTTATTCCCTTGGGGATGAAAGAGTTGCGGGGATAAGGAATAAAAAAATTGGATTCATGTTTCAATTCCACCATCTTCTTCCTGAGTTCAATGCTGTTGAAAATGTTATGATGCCTTCCCTTATCGGAGGAAATGATAGAAAATCTTCTCTGAAAAAGGCAAAAGAACTTTTAAAAAAAGTCGGACTTTTGAGCAGGATTAATCATAAGGTTACCGAGCTCTCAGGCGGTGAACAGCAAAGAGTTGCCATTGCAAGAGCTCTTGTAATGGATCCTGTGGTTCTCCTTGCTGATGAACCCACAGGAAATCTTGACAACAAAAACAGTGAGGATGTTCATTTGCTTCTTGAAGAGCTTAACACAGAACTTGGAATGACTCTTATAGTGGTAACCCACAATATGGAACTGGCATCTTTTATGGGTAAACAAGTAACATTAAAGGAAGGTTCTCTTGTATCGGTTTAA
- the lpxA gene encoding acyl-ACP--UDP-N-acetylglucosamine O-acyltransferase, which translates to MKIHPTAIIKKGAQISEDVEIGPYAIVDSDVKIDSGCVIGSHAMVHQYTELGSGCHIFPFASVGSIPQDLKFRGEKSFLKVGKKTVIREFATLNRGTGEGGGITEVGENNLLMSYTHVAHDCKTGNNVIMSNNATLAGHVIVGDYVILGGFAAVHQFVNLGRHCYIGGKSAIVKDIPPFVIASGDRAALHGLNKIGLERRGFTNESLTQLKRAYKFIFRTDLTISQGLEKAKKEVELTPEVLEFLTFIEKSVRGITR; encoded by the coding sequence ATGAAGATTCATCCAACAGCAATTATAAAAAAAGGTGCTCAAATTTCAGAGGATGTGGAAATAGGGCCTTATGCCATAGTAGATTCAGATGTAAAGATAGACTCAGGGTGTGTAATAGGTTCCCATGCTATGGTTCATCAGTATACTGAGCTAGGCTCAGGCTGCCATATTTTTCCTTTTGCCTCTGTTGGTTCAATTCCCCAGGATCTTAAGTTCAGGGGAGAAAAATCTTTTCTCAAAGTGGGTAAAAAGACTGTTATAAGAGAATTTGCTACATTAAACAGGGGAACTGGCGAAGGTGGGGGAATAACTGAGGTTGGAGAAAACAATCTTTTAATGTCTTATACCCATGTGGCCCATGACTGCAAAACCGGAAACAATGTAATAATGTCTAACAACGCAACCCTTGCAGGGCATGTTATTGTGGGCGATTATGTTATTCTTGGAGGCTTTGCCGCAGTACATCAATTTGTTAACCTTGGCAGGCATTGTTACATTGGCGGAAAATCAGCCATTGTAAAAGATATTCCTCCCTTTGTAATTGCTTCAGGCGACAGAGCTGCTCTTCATGGGCTTAATAAAATAGGGCTTGAAAGAAGAGGGTTTACAAATGAGTCTCTTACCCAGCTTAAAAGAGCTTATAAATTTATCTTCAGGACGGATCTTACAATAAGTCAGGGGCTTGAAAAAGCAAAAAAAGAAGTTGAACTCACCCCTGAGGTATTAGAGTTTTTAACTTTTATAGAAAAATCCGTCCGGGGAATTACAAGATAG
- the lpxI gene encoding UDP-2,3-diacylglucosamine diphosphatase LpxI (LpxI, functionally equivalent to LpxH, replaces it in LPS biosynthesis in a minority of bacteria.), translating into MNKKIGLIAGNGDFPLAFLKKAKKEGLDVFVAGFKNEASPEIEQVADKFIWIYVGQIKKIINFFKKNLVDEVVLLGGVKKTRLFFDVRPDILALKAVAKLKTTHDDNVLRAFSSIMENHGIKVCSSSKLVPEFLSKRGLWTKKNPSKEDLNDIKLGYEAAKAIGFLDIGQTVVVSGGSIVAVEAVEGTDEAIKRGGTLSHGGGVVVKTSKPNQDLRLDIPAIGPETIIQMKKFGLDVLAVEAEKTNVINLDELISLADENKISVLGIDDLFLKELKFE; encoded by the coding sequence GTGAATAAAAAGATAGGTCTTATTGCAGGAAATGGAGATTTCCCTTTAGCTTTTTTAAAAAAAGCTAAAAAAGAAGGTTTGGATGTTTTTGTTGCTGGCTTTAAAAATGAGGCTTCCCCAGAAATAGAACAAGTTGCAGATAAATTTATCTGGATTTATGTAGGTCAGATAAAAAAAATAATAAATTTTTTTAAAAAAAATCTTGTTGATGAAGTAGTTTTGCTTGGCGGGGTTAAAAAGACCAGGCTTTTTTTTGATGTTCGTCCTGATATCCTTGCTTTAAAAGCTGTTGCAAAACTAAAAACCACCCATGATGATAATGTTTTAAGAGCTTTTTCATCAATAATGGAAAATCATGGGATAAAAGTTTGCAGTTCTTCAAAATTAGTACCTGAATTTTTGTCAAAAAGAGGACTCTGGACAAAAAAAAATCCATCTAAAGAAGACTTAAATGATATAAAATTGGGCTATGAGGCTGCAAAAGCAATAGGATTTCTTGACATAGGTCAAACTGTGGTAGTTTCAGGAGGAAGTATTGTTGCTGTTGAAGCTGTTGAGGGAACTGATGAAGCCATAAAAAGAGGAGGAACTCTTTCCCATGGAGGAGGAGTTGTTGTTAAAACCTCCAAACCAAACCAGGATTTAAGGTTGGATATTCCAGCCATTGGTCCTGAAACAATTATCCAGATGAAAAAGTTTGGCCTTGATGTTCTTGCTGTTGAAGCTGAAAAAACCAATGTAATAAATCTTGATGAACTGATTTCTCTTGCTGATGAAAATAAAATTTCTGTTCTTGGAATTGATGATCTTTTTTTAAAGGAGCTCAAATTTGAGTGA
- the lpxB gene encoding lipid-A-disaccharide synthase, which translates to MSEIKNSLKPKKIMIVCGESSGDLHGSYLVSELFKLRPELNVFGIGGKQMRRQGFSAFLKSEDLSFMGITDVLANLKTISAAKKMAQNAVKDLKPDLLILIDYPGFNLRLAEFAKKHNIKVLYYISPKFWAWNFKRIEKIKKFTDHVSLIFPFEKKIYNEFNIPSTFVGNPLLDYEIPSKKIRDFSKISTFPIVGLLPGSRKGEVRKHLETILESALEISKEFERVKFVVSFACKGEETFFYSLVKTYENLIDIEVETESVYNVFEKSDFLIAASGTVTLEAAVSGVPMLIMYKVSLITYFSGKLLVKTPYIGLASIIAGREVIPEFIQGAATPKKLKNAVVYYLKEKDAYEKMIKDLKEVKSMLGNKGVAERTSRIAIEMADN; encoded by the coding sequence TTGAGTGAAATTAAAAATTCTTTAAAACCAAAAAAAATCATGATTGTTTGCGGAGAATCCTCTGGAGATCTTCACGGTTCATATCTTGTTTCAGAGCTTTTTAAATTAAGACCTGAATTGAATGTTTTTGGAATTGGCGGAAAACAAATGAGAAGGCAAGGTTTTTCAGCTTTTTTAAAGTCGGAAGATCTTTCTTTTATGGGAATAACAGATGTTTTAGCAAATTTAAAAACAATTTCTGCTGCAAAAAAAATGGCTCAGAATGCTGTTAAGGATTTAAAACCAGACCTTTTAATTCTTATTGATTACCCGGGTTTTAATTTAAGGCTTGCTGAGTTTGCAAAAAAGCATAATATAAAAGTTTTATACTATATAAGCCCTAAGTTCTGGGCATGGAATTTCAAGAGAATAGAAAAAATTAAAAAATTTACAGATCATGTTTCTTTGATTTTTCCCTTTGAAAAAAAAATTTATAATGAATTTAATATTCCTTCTACTTTTGTTGGAAATCCTCTTCTTGATTATGAAATTCCTTCAAAAAAAATCAGGGATTTTTCAAAAATTTCTACTTTTCCTATTGTCGGTCTTTTGCCTGGCTCAAGAAAAGGCGAGGTCAGGAAACATCTTGAAACAATCCTTGAATCTGCTTTGGAGATTTCAAAGGAATTTGAAAGAGTAAAGTTTGTTGTTTCCTTTGCATGCAAAGGTGAGGAGACCTTTTTTTATTCCCTTGTAAAAACCTATGAAAATTTAATTGATATAGAGGTTGAAACAGAAAGCGTTTACAATGTATTTGAAAAATCAGACTTTCTAATTGCAGCATCTGGAACAGTAACTCTTGAAGCAGCTGTATCAGGAGTTCCCATGCTTATAATGTACAAGGTGTCTCTGATTACATATTTTTCAGGAAAACTTCTTGTAAAAACTCCCTATATAGGACTAGCTTCAATAATAGCTGGGAGGGAAGTTATTCCTGAATTTATTCAAGGAGCTGCCACACCAAAAAAACTTAAAAACGCAGTGGTTTATTATCTCAAAGAAAAAGATGCTTATGAAAAAATGATAAAGGATTTAAAAGAAGTCAAATCCATGCTTGGAAATAAAGGAGTGGCAGAAAGAACTTCTAGAATAGCCATTGAAATGGCAGATAATTAA
- the lpxD gene encoding UDP-3-O-(3-hydroxymyristoyl)glucosamine N-acyltransferase — protein sequence MTNSFESMNKQYSLQQLADFTGGEVYGDKSLEISGVSPFETATSKDICLARTEEYIQKIPLSMSKAFIVTKVPDFKDLNFLVHNNPYSAFAKIISLFHPLETKEEMIHPSVSIGRRFSFGKRVYLGPGCVIGDNVVLGDDVYIYPNTTIGDNVLIDNGSRIYSGVTIYSDCEIGKRVIIHSGTVIGSDGFGFAPDSGSWVKINHLGKVIIKDDVEIGASNTIDRGTFGNTVIGKSVKTDNQVHLAHNVEVGDNTILIAQSGVAGSTKIGKNCIIAGKAGISGHLKIEDFVIIGPMTGVTGNIKSGSVVSGIPEMPHKLWLKVSKILTRLPELRRKVSLIEKRVKNIEKK from the coding sequence ATGACAAACAGTTTTGAATCAATGAATAAACAATACTCTCTTCAACAATTGGCAGATTTTACCGGTGGAGAAGTATACGGAGATAAAAGTCTTGAAATTTCAGGAGTGTCTCCTTTTGAAACTGCAACTTCAAAAGACATTTGCCTGGCAAGGACAGAAGAATATATACAAAAAATTCCCCTGTCCATGTCAAAGGCTTTTATAGTCACAAAAGTTCCTGACTTTAAAGATCTTAATTTTCTTGTGCACAATAATCCCTATTCTGCTTTTGCAAAAATAATTTCTCTTTTTCATCCTTTGGAAACCAAGGAAGAGATGATTCATCCAAGTGTGTCCATAGGCAGGCGTTTTTCCTTTGGTAAAAGGGTTTATCTAGGTCCTGGCTGTGTCATAGGTGATAATGTAGTTCTTGGTGACGATGTTTATATTTATCCAAATACAACCATTGGCGATAATGTTTTAATTGACAATGGGTCAAGAATATATTCAGGGGTTACAATTTATTCAGACTGCGAAATAGGCAAAAGGGTGATAATCCATTCCGGAACTGTTATTGGAAGTGATGGGTTTGGTTTTGCTCCGGATTCAGGTTCTTGGGTAAAGATCAATCATCTTGGAAAAGTGATAATAAAAGATGATGTGGAAATAGGAGCTTCCAATACAATAGATCGGGGAACTTTTGGTAATACTGTGATTGGGAAATCTGTAAAAACTGACAACCAGGTTCATTTAGCACATAATGTTGAAGTTGGAGATAATACTATTTTAATTGCCCAGTCAGGAGTGGCAGGAAGTACCAAAATTGGAAAAAATTGTATAATTGCTGGAAAAGCCGGAATTTCAGGGCATCTTAAAATAGAAGATTTTGTGATAATAGGACCTATGACAGGTGTAACAGGAAATATAAAAAGCGGGAGTGTGGTTTCTGGAATCCCTGAAATGCCCCATAAACTATGGCTTAAAGTTTCTAAAATACTGACAAGGCTTCCGGAGTTGAGAAGAAAAGTTTCTCTTATTGAAAAACGGGTTAAGAATATAGAAAAAAAGTAA
- a CDS encoding lipoprotein-releasing ABC transporter permease subunit gives MLKSSFGFEFSIALRYLRAKRKQGFISLVGFLSVAGVCLGVMALVVVIAVMSGAEKDLRKRILGMEPHLILNSKTGSFADYKKVCEKLNNKKNVSDALPNLSGRVMLRSKWGFTGTIIRGVDSESRRKLIKGFEPLKATELLENTSSGKNSIIIGKGIAESLGVAKGDSVFALTSDWKISPVGVMPKMTELEVAAVYESGLYEYDSAVAYMNLENLQSLLGMGKKVNGIGVYITDVYAADDLAKTIDEVFPGRFFTRTWMEVNHSLFSALKLEKTAMFIILTLIILVAAFNIASSLIMLVMEKTKEIAIMKTMGATKKSIKRIFVIQGTFVGSIGTLSGVFLGIIMCEILSRYKFIKLPDAYPFTTLPVDLAFSDVALIAFSALLICFFATVYPASKAANLDPVEGIRYGE, from the coding sequence ATGCTTAAATCAAGCTTTGGTTTCGAATTTTCCATTGCTCTCAGATATTTGAGGGCAAAAAGGAAACAGGGATTTATTTCCCTTGTAGGTTTTTTATCCGTGGCTGGTGTTTGTCTTGGAGTTATGGCTCTTGTAGTTGTTATAGCAGTGATGTCAGGAGCAGAAAAAGACTTGAGAAAAAGAATTCTTGGGATGGAGCCTCATCTTATTTTAAATTCAAAAACCGGTTCCTTTGCAGACTATAAAAAAGTCTGCGAAAAATTAAACAATAAAAAAAATGTATCTGATGCACTTCCAAACCTTTCTGGAAGGGTGATGCTCAGATCCAAGTGGGGTTTTACAGGAACAATAATAAGGGGGGTTGACAGCGAATCACGCCGTAAGCTTATCAAGGGGTTTGAACCTTTGAAAGCCACAGAACTTCTTGAAAATACATCATCAGGGAAAAATTCAATTATCATTGGCAAGGGAATTGCTGAAAGTCTGGGAGTGGCTAAAGGAGACAGCGTTTTTGCACTTACTTCAGACTGGAAAATTTCTCCTGTGGGTGTAATGCCTAAAATGACTGAGCTTGAGGTTGCAGCTGTTTATGAAAGCGGGCTTTATGAGTACGACAGTGCTGTTGCTTATATGAACCTTGAAAATCTCCAAAGCCTTCTTGGAATGGGTAAAAAAGTCAATGGTATAGGTGTTTATATAACCGATGTTTATGCGGCAGATGATTTGGCAAAAACAATAGACGAAGTCTTTCCAGGCCGATTTTTCACACGAACATGGATGGAGGTAAATCATTCACTGTTTTCTGCCCTGAAACTTGAAAAAACAGCAATGTTTATAATTCTCACTCTTATAATTCTTGTGGCAGCTTTTAATATAGCAAGTTCTTTGATTATGCTTGTAATGGAAAAAACCAAGGAAATTGCAATAATGAAAACCATGGGAGCAACCAAAAAAAGTATAAAAAGGATTTTTGTTATTCAAGGGACTTTTGTTGGTTCCATAGGAACTTTGTCAGGGGTTTTTCTTGGGATAATCATGTGTGAAATCTTGAGTCGGTACAAATTTATCAAGCTTCCTGATGCCTATCCATTTACAACTCTTCCAGTTGATTTGGCTTTTTCAGATGTTGCTCTGATAGCTTTTAGCGCTCTTTTAATTTGTTTTTTTGCAACTGTTTATCCTGCTTCTAAGGCTGCAAATCTAGACCCTGTGGAGGGTATTCGTTATGGTGAATAA
- the fabZ gene encoding 3-hydroxyacyl-ACP dehydratase FabZ: MQNEKTLNIDEILRIMVHRYPFLMIDKVVEIDPGKTIKAIKNVTFNEPYFQGHFPEKPVMPGVMILEAMAQAGAILVNQSFGNPDDFFYLGGIDNARFRKPVIPGDQLIIEMEILKKKLNAFKVRGECHVYDTKVCQAEFMAVMEKGTK; this comes from the coding sequence ATGCAAAATGAAAAAACACTAAATATAGACGAAATTCTCAGGATAATGGTTCACAGGTATCCTTTTTTGATGATAGACAAAGTTGTTGAAATTGATCCTGGTAAGACAATTAAAGCTATTAAAAATGTAACTTTTAATGAACCATATTTCCAGGGACATTTTCCGGAAAAACCTGTGATGCCCGGAGTAATGATTTTAGAAGCCATGGCCCAGGCCGGTGCTATTCTTGTTAATCAATCATTTGGAAATCCAGATGATTTTTTTTATTTGGGCGGAATAGATAACGCCAGATTTAGAAAGCCTGTGATTCCAGGGGATCAATTAATAATTGAAATGGAAATTCTTAAGAAAAAATTAAATGCATTCAAGGTTAGGGGAGAATGTCATGTTTATGATACAAAGGTATGTCAGGCTGAATTTATGGCTGTAATGGAGAAAGGGACCAAATGA
- the bamA gene encoding outer membrane protein assembly factor BamA translates to MYRFNLLNIIFISVLALLSVPAVSFSLENKVVLFPFQIEGGSEYEYLKEEIPELIGSEIRKAGGNSYFYKDDVLDFDNKKLFEIANESGSKGFIKGKFQAIGNNEFILDAVLGVSEENKIYEFKESFTGVVNLFGRVNSLSKKIGGTLFVKVRITEIEIRGNERIEDEAIKRLIATKEGTAYADGDLSDDLDRIYNMGYFGDIRVTREETESGVKVVFHVKEKPTIRQVHFKGNHAYDNEKIKENITLKSGSILNIFEVKKEIEAIKELYKEKNYHQCEVNYELKELSHNRADLIFIIAEGDKTFIREIVFEGNEDYTDKQLKKKIESSEKGFFSWLTGSGEFKKDQIQQDSGRILAFYHTTGYAEARVADPEISFDGNNVKLLFKISEGNKFTIGEVKAEGDLIVSEEIILKAVKTKTGEIFNRQNLQDDSISIADIYADAGYANADAFPDLQKDYENNILNVIFNIKKNNLVYIDKIVIGGNTKTRDKVIRREFPITEQSLYSKSRLQRGVRNLYRMDYFQNVNLETIPSGEKDKVDIHVSVEEKTTGMFTFGAGYSSVDNLFATVSVTQRNFRGKGQVVNLKAEFSGSATRYTFSFTEPWLFDIPLSAGFDVYNWEREYDDYDKKSIGGSVRLSYPVFDYTRLYWSYTYEVATIDKIDPYADPTLFLIEGDNVESSTTVALKYDSRDRMFNPTEGVKHSISVEHAGGFLGGDYTYTKYIAETGVYIPLFWDFVFFAHGEGGYVRKNSGGVLPDYEKFYLGGMNSVRGYDWRGIYVLSPEGYEVGGEKYIQANLELIFPLIKSAGLMGLFFFDAGNVFAKDKSVGLSDIRRSWGYGIRWYSPVGPIRLEYGRMLDPNEDESGSGRWEFTMGQAF, encoded by the coding sequence TTGTATCGGTTTAACTTGTTAAATATAATATTTATATCAGTTTTGGCTTTATTGTCAGTTCCTGCTGTTTCCTTTTCCCTGGAAAATAAGGTTGTTCTTTTCCCCTTTCAAATTGAAGGGGGAAGCGAATATGAATATTTAAAAGAAGAAATACCTGAACTTATAGGCTCTGAAATAAGAAAAGCTGGAGGAAATAGCTATTTTTATAAAGACGATGTTTTAGATTTTGATAATAAAAAACTTTTTGAAATTGCAAATGAGTCTGGTTCAAAAGGGTTTATAAAAGGAAAGTTTCAGGCCATAGGCAACAACGAATTTATACTGGATGCAGTCCTTGGAGTTTCAGAGGAAAATAAAATCTATGAATTCAAAGAAAGCTTTACAGGAGTAGTAAACCTTTTTGGAAGGGTGAATAGCCTGTCCAAAAAAATCGGGGGTACTTTATTTGTAAAAGTAAGGATTACTGAAATTGAAATCAGAGGTAATGAAAGAATTGAAGATGAAGCAATTAAAAGACTGATAGCTACCAAAGAAGGAACTGCTTACGCAGATGGTGATCTTTCCGATGATTTGGACAGAATTTATAATATGGGTTATTTCGGAGATATCAGAGTTACAAGGGAAGAAACTGAAAGTGGAGTAAAAGTTGTTTTTCATGTAAAAGAAAAGCCCACAATAAGACAAGTTCATTTCAAGGGAAACCATGCCTATGACAATGAAAAAATAAAAGAAAACATAACCTTAAAAAGTGGTTCAATCCTTAATATATTTGAAGTTAAAAAAGAAATTGAAGCAATTAAAGAACTTTACAAGGAAAAAAACTACCATCAATGTGAAGTGAATTATGAGCTTAAAGAGCTGTCGCATAACAGAGCTGATCTTATTTTTATAATAGCAGAGGGCGACAAAACTTTTATCCGTGAAATTGTTTTTGAAGGCAATGAAGACTACACTGACAAACAGCTAAAAAAAAAGATAGAAAGTTCTGAAAAAGGTTTTTTTTCATGGCTGACAGGTTCAGGTGAGTTTAAAAAAGATCAGATTCAGCAGGACAGTGGAAGAATTCTTGCATTTTACCATACCACTGGATATGCCGAGGCAAGGGTAGCTGATCCTGAAATCAGCTTTGATGGAAACAATGTAAAGCTTTTATTTAAAATATCTGAAGGAAACAAGTTCACCATAGGAGAAGTTAAGGCAGAAGGTGATTTGATTGTTTCAGAAGAAATAATTTTAAAAGCAGTGAAAACAAAAACAGGCGAAATTTTTAACAGACAAAATCTTCAGGATGACTCAATTTCCATTGCAGATATTTATGCTGATGCCGGGTATGCTAATGCAGATGCTTTTCCAGATCTTCAAAAAGATTATGAAAATAATATTTTAAATGTTATTTTTAATATAAAGAAAAACAATTTGGTCTATATTGATAAAATAGTTATCGGCGGAAATACAAAAACAAGAGATAAAGTTATAAGAAGAGAGTTTCCCATAACCGAGCAATCCCTTTACAGCAAGTCAAGGCTTCAAAGGGGAGTTCGAAATCTTTACAGAATGGACTATTTTCAGAATGTAAACCTTGAAACTATTCCTTCGGGTGAAAAGGACAAGGTGGACATTCATGTAAGTGTTGAAGAAAAAACCACTGGAATGTTTACTTTTGGTGCAGGGTATTCAAGTGTAGACAACCTTTTTGCAACTGTTTCTGTTACCCAGAGAAATTTCAGGGGAAAAGGGCAGGTGGTAAATCTTAAAGCGGAGTTTTCTGGAAGTGCTACAAGATACACTTTTAGTTTCACCGAACCATGGCTTTTTGATATTCCCTTATCTGCAGGATTTGATGTGTATAATTGGGAAAGAGAATATGACGACTATGATAAAAAAAGTATAGGGGGCTCAGTAAGATTAAGTTACCCTGTTTTTGATTATACAAGGCTTTATTGGTCATATACCTATGAAGTTGCAACCATAGACAAGATTGATCCATATGCTGACCCGACTCTTTTTTTGATTGAAGGAGATAATGTTGAAAGTTCAACAACGGTTGCCCTTAAATATGATTCAAGGGATAGAATGTTCAATCCAACTGAAGGTGTTAAACATTCTATTTCAGTGGAACATGCAGGAGGTTTTCTTGGCGGAGATTATACATATACAAAATATATAGCAGAAACCGGGGTTTATATTCCTCTTTTTTGGGATTTTGTGTTTTTTGCTCATGGTGAAGGAGGTTATGTCAGGAAAAATTCAGGCGGAGTCCTTCCAGACTATGAAAAGTTTTATCTTGGAGGGATGAATTCCGTAAGGGGTTATGACTGGAGAGGAATTTATGTTTTAAGTCCTGAAGGGTATGAAGTGGGCGGTGAAAAATATATTCAGGCAAATCTTGAGCTTATTTTTCCTCTTATTAAAAGTGCTGGTCTTATGGGGCTTTTCTTCTTTGATGCGGGAAATGTGTTTGCAAAAGATAAAAGTGTAGGATTGAGTGATATAAGAAGATCCTGGGGATATGGTATAAGATGGTATTCTCCGGTTGGACCCATCAGACTTGAGTATGGAAGAATGCTTGATCCTAATGAAGATGAAAGCGGAAGCGGCAGATGGGAATTTACCATGGGCCAGGCGTTTTGA
- a CDS encoding OmpH family outer membrane protein, producing MKRTAVFFLASLAILSFVFSGIGGAADIAKIGVFDYQKFMVNSKGGQNIREILNTKKTQLEGKLKEKAGEIKKLGDQLEREAFVMSPEKQGEKQREYRIQVNDYKDMDEMYAKEIKRAEREETKKIFDQVDEILKKIGKEENFLLILPQSTVLYSPDQLDITDRVIKLHDKQF from the coding sequence ATGAAAAGAACAGCAGTTTTTTTTCTAGCTTCACTGGCGATTTTGTCATTTGTTTTTTCTGGAATCGGAGGAGCAGCAGATATTGCAAAAATAGGTGTTTTTGATTATCAGAAGTTTATGGTGAACTCAAAGGGCGGTCAAAACATAAGAGAAATTCTTAATACAAAAAAAACTCAGCTTGAAGGAAAGCTAAAGGAAAAAGCTGGTGAAATTAAAAAACTTGGGGATCAGCTTGAAAGAGAAGCTTTTGTTATGTCACCTGAAAAGCAGGGAGAAAAACAAAGGGAGTATCGCATCCAGGTAAATGACTACAAAGATATGGATGAAATGTATGCAAAAGAAATTAAAAGAGCTGAACGAGAAGAAACAAAAAAAATTTTTGATCAGGTTGATGAAATTTTAAAAAAGATTGGGAAAGAAGAAAATTTCCTTCTTATTCTTCCTCAAAGTACAGTTCTTTACTCTCCAGACCAGCTGGATATCACAGATAGAGTTATAAAACTTCATGACAAACAGTTTTGA